The following proteins are co-located in the Cupriavidus pauculus genome:
- the acuI gene encoding acrylyl-CoA reductase (NADPH) — translation MTFQALLLTQADDKSTQAQIAQLDESQLPADGNVLVAVDYSTINFKDGLAITGRSPVVRKWPMVAGIDGAGTVLDSSDPRWKTGDRVVLNGHGVGETHWGCLAQRARLKGEWLVKVPDAFTTRQAMAIGTAGYTAMLSVLALERGGVNGPVRPGDGDVLVTGASGGVGSVAIAILSKLGYRVTASTGKTAEADFLRALGAADVIDRAELGAPGKPLQKERWAAVVDSVGSHTLVNACAQVRYGGVVTACGLAQGMDFPASVAPFILRGVTLAGIDSVMAAMPLRETAWKRLAQDLAPDRLQAITQEIRLADAIDAGRRIVEGGMRGRVVVDVNG, via the coding sequence ATGACCTTCCAGGCGCTGCTGCTGACCCAGGCCGACGACAAATCCACGCAGGCGCAGATCGCCCAGCTCGACGAGAGCCAGTTGCCCGCCGACGGCAACGTGCTGGTGGCCGTGGACTATTCGACGATCAACTTCAAGGACGGGCTGGCCATCACGGGCCGCTCGCCGGTGGTGCGCAAGTGGCCGATGGTGGCCGGCATCGACGGCGCGGGCACCGTGCTCGATTCCAGCGACCCGCGCTGGAAGACCGGCGACCGCGTGGTGCTGAACGGCCACGGCGTGGGCGAGACGCACTGGGGCTGCCTGGCGCAGCGCGCGCGGCTCAAGGGCGAATGGCTGGTCAAGGTGCCCGATGCGTTCACGACGCGGCAGGCCATGGCGATCGGCACGGCTGGCTACACGGCCATGCTGTCGGTGCTGGCGCTGGAGCGCGGCGGCGTGAACGGTCCGGTGCGGCCCGGCGATGGCGATGTGCTGGTGACCGGCGCGTCGGGCGGCGTGGGGTCGGTGGCCATCGCCATCCTGTCCAAGCTGGGCTACCGCGTGACGGCGTCCACGGGCAAGACGGCCGAGGCCGACTTCCTGCGCGCGCTGGGCGCGGCCGACGTGATTGACCGCGCCGAACTGGGCGCGCCGGGCAAGCCGCTGCAGAAGGAACGCTGGGCCGCCGTGGTGGATTCGGTCGGCTCCCACACGCTGGTCAACGCCTGCGCCCAGGTGCGCTACGGCGGCGTGGTCACGGCGTGCGGGCTGGCGCAGGGCATGGATTTCCCGGCGTCGGTGGCGCCGTTCATCCTGCGCGGCGTGACGCTGGCCGGCATCGACAGCGTGATGGCCGCGATGCCGCTGCGCGAGACGGCCTGGAAGCGGCTGGCGCAGGACCTGGCGCCAGACCGGCTGCAGGCCATCACGCAGGAGATCCGGCTGGCCGATGCCATCGACGCCGGCCGGCGCATCGTGGAAGGGGGCATGCGCGGCCGCGTGGTCGTCGACGTGAACGGCTGA
- a CDS encoding M61 family metallopeptidase, with protein sequence MTPIRYAIAPLQPEAHLFAVTVTVDVPDPAGQVFTLPAWIPGSYMIRDFARNIVRIRADAGRVRVPLTKLDKQTWLAAPLPADAGPLTLSYEVYAWDLSVRSAHLDTTHGFFNGSSVFLRVVGQDDRPCLIDIHPPAGDAYAGWRVATALPEARGPGGARRYGFGRYQASDYDELIDHPVEMGTFALGSFRACGVQHDVVFTGRVPQLDMPRICRDLKRICEAQIRLFEPRSARAPFLDSNRRYVFMTMVTTDGYGGLEHRASTALMCARSDLPVRGNAETSEGYRTFLGLCSHEYFHTWNVKRIKPAAFVPYRLEAESYTPLLWLFEGFTSYYDDLILVRTGLVTEQQYVDMLAKTWNGVLRGTGRTKQSVADSAFDAWTKYYRQDENAPNAIVSYYTKGSLVALALDLTIREKTRGRRSLDDVMRALWQRYGRDFYAPGATQRGVTEAEVYALIDEVSGLKLGGLLRALTEGTGEIGLPALFRGVGLVAEPQKPNGAAALGIKTRGDDGWVRVSQVLDGGAGQRAGLSAGDLIAAVDGLRVAPGQLDKLLARYRPGDRAELHVFRRDELQVLPVTLAREPATQYKVKVEAGRHAGRARWLGQ encoded by the coding sequence ATGACGCCGATCCGCTACGCCATCGCCCCGCTTCAACCGGAAGCCCACCTGTTCGCCGTGACCGTGACGGTGGACGTCCCCGACCCGGCCGGCCAGGTCTTCACGCTGCCCGCGTGGATCCCGGGCAGCTACATGATCAGAGATTTCGCACGCAATATCGTCCGCATCCGCGCCGATGCCGGCCGCGTGCGCGTGCCGCTGACCAAGCTGGACAAGCAGACCTGGCTGGCCGCGCCGTTGCCGGCCGACGCCGGCCCGCTGACACTGAGCTACGAGGTCTATGCCTGGGACCTGTCCGTGCGCAGCGCGCACCTGGACACCACGCACGGCTTCTTCAACGGCAGCTCGGTGTTCCTGCGCGTGGTGGGGCAGGACGACCGGCCGTGCCTGATCGATATCCACCCGCCGGCCGGCGACGCCTATGCCGGCTGGCGCGTGGCCACGGCGCTGCCCGAGGCGCGCGGCCCCGGCGGCGCGCGCCGCTACGGCTTTGGCCGCTACCAGGCCAGCGACTACGACGAGCTGATCGACCATCCCGTGGAAATGGGCACGTTCGCGCTGGGCAGCTTCCGCGCCTGCGGCGTGCAGCACGACGTGGTGTTCACGGGCCGCGTGCCGCAGCTCGACATGCCGCGCATCTGCCGCGACCTCAAGCGCATCTGCGAGGCGCAGATCCGGCTGTTCGAGCCCCGCTCGGCCCGCGCGCCGTTCCTGGACAGCAACCGCCGCTACGTCTTCATGACGATGGTCACGACCGACGGCTACGGCGGGCTGGAACACCGTGCCAGCACCGCGCTGATGTGCGCGCGCAGCGACCTGCCCGTGCGCGGCAACGCCGAGACCAGCGAGGGCTACCGCACGTTCCTGGGCCTGTGCAGCCACGAGTATTTCCACACCTGGAACGTCAAGCGCATCAAGCCGGCCGCGTTCGTGCCGTACCGGCTGGAGGCGGAAAGCTACACGCCGCTGCTGTGGCTGTTCGAGGGCTTCACCAGCTACTACGACGACCTGATCCTGGTGCGCACCGGGCTGGTCACCGAGCAGCAGTACGTCGACATGCTGGCCAAGACCTGGAACGGGGTGCTGCGCGGCACGGGCCGCACCAAGCAGAGCGTGGCCGACAGCGCGTTCGATGCCTGGACCAAGTACTACCGCCAGGACGAGAACGCGCCGAACGCCATCGTCAGCTATTACACCAAGGGGTCGCTGGTGGCGCTGGCGCTGGACCTGACCATCCGCGAGAAGACCCGCGGCCGCCGCTCGCTGGACGACGTCATGCGCGCGCTATGGCAGCGCTACGGGCGCGACTTCTACGCGCCGGGCGCCACGCAGCGGGGCGTGACCGAGGCCGAGGTGTACGCGCTGATCGACGAGGTCAGCGGCCTGAAGCTGGGCGGCCTGCTGCGCGCGCTGACCGAGGGCACGGGCGAGATCGGCCTGCCGGCGCTGTTCCGCGGCGTGGGGCTGGTGGCCGAGCCGCAGAAGCCGAACGGCGCCGCCGCGCTGGGCATCAAGACCCGTGGCGACGATGGCTGGGTACGCGTGAGCCAGGTGCTGGACGGCGGGGCCGGGCAGCGCGCGGGGCTGTCGGCCGGCGACCTGATCGCCGCCGTGGACGGCCTGCGCGTGGCGCCGGGGCAGCTCGACAAGCTGCTGGCGCGCTACCGCCCCGGCGACCGGGCCGAGCTGCACGTGTTCCGCCGCGACGAACTGCAGGTGCTGCCCGTGACGCTGGCGCGCGAACCGGCCACGCAGTACAAGGTCAAGGTCGAGGCCGGCAGGCATGCCGGGCGGGCGCGCTGGCTCGGCCAGTAG
- a CDS encoding FUSC family protein, with protein MEYAHDPRTFLFSHYIYRGLRSATGVIGLTLLAMPFMDLPSAMVVSVGALCTSLMDLPSPLPHKFNEMLASVLLCTAVTAIVALATPFPQVQPFVLVLVTFLAGMMTVYGNKTMPLQFSMLFVMTLTINEEFVVRKALSHAALFGIGAFGYLVYAMAVSWLMERRTRQQILAESLYEMAGYLEIKAAFYDAGTDYDEQFNRLVRQQIVVAERQQAARDMVLRGSKTPHDGLLVQVHLRMLDLYEYLLSTNTEYALLRQTFGGTPVLDGLRRLVLGLGKDLEEIAYDVTRGRPSYSAFDYRPDLKKVEDEIDLLRHHHVSPAAMNALRDTLEMIRGAITLVGQLHEASRTPVEPAKVLPGSDMTPFLTRQKYEFAVVRDNLHWRSPAFRFALRITLAVAVGLWIGDRLPYASHSYWILLTIVVILKPNFSMTKQRYNDRLIGTLIGCIISVGILRWVHEPLALIAILYLALVASAAFVTIKYRYTAIAACVQVLIQINLLIPGSQTVVGERLVDTVIGGIIASIFSFVLPSWEYRSIPKLVENVLQANRRYIAATRDLLTRKASDDFAYRVQRKQFMDNLSALIGSFQRMLDEPRSRHRAVDNLSRFIVQNYLVAAHVAAARIQVRQHYGELDVPAAEAAIDQATDAALRSLTLASERLAGEERHGPRGAGFIRTPVEAAVAGVELAPEPATAEKPEATAPAEEDASERRARIADSADRRKADVLAQAAAAGEIGANEPLQKSQDQHAATSASASGRPANALLERRLRALREDAAKIALRTGAIGRAVRMPLKG; from the coding sequence ATGGAATACGCGCACGACCCCCGCACATTCCTGTTTTCGCACTACATCTACCGTGGCCTGCGCTCGGCCACGGGCGTGATCGGCCTGACGCTGCTGGCCATGCCGTTCATGGACCTGCCCAGCGCCATGGTGGTGTCCGTGGGCGCGCTGTGCACGAGCCTGATGGACCTGCCGAGCCCGCTGCCGCACAAGTTCAACGAGATGCTGGCGAGCGTGCTGCTGTGCACCGCCGTCACGGCCATCGTGGCGCTGGCCACGCCGTTCCCGCAGGTGCAGCCGTTCGTGCTGGTGCTGGTCACGTTCCTGGCCGGCATGATGACGGTCTATGGCAACAAGACCATGCCGCTGCAGTTCTCGATGCTGTTCGTCATGACACTGACGATCAACGAGGAATTCGTGGTGCGCAAGGCGCTGTCGCACGCCGCGCTGTTCGGCATCGGCGCGTTCGGCTACCTGGTCTACGCGATGGCCGTGAGCTGGCTGATGGAGCGCCGCACGCGGCAGCAGATCCTGGCCGAATCGCTCTACGAGATGGCCGGCTACCTGGAGATCAAGGCCGCCTTCTACGACGCCGGCACCGACTACGACGAGCAGTTCAACCGGCTGGTGCGCCAGCAGATCGTGGTGGCCGAGCGCCAGCAGGCCGCCCGCGACATGGTGCTGCGCGGCAGCAAGACCCCGCACGACGGCCTGCTGGTGCAGGTGCACCTGCGCATGCTGGACCTCTACGAATACCTGCTGTCGACCAACACCGAGTACGCGCTGCTGCGCCAGACGTTCGGCGGCACGCCGGTGCTGGACGGCCTGCGCCGGCTGGTGCTGGGCCTGGGCAAGGACCTGGAGGAGATTGCCTACGACGTGACGCGCGGCAGGCCGTCGTACAGCGCGTTCGACTACCGGCCCGACCTGAAGAAGGTGGAGGACGAGATCGACCTGCTTCGCCACCATCACGTCTCGCCGGCGGCCATGAACGCGCTGCGCGACACGCTGGAGATGATCCGCGGCGCCATCACGCTGGTCGGCCAGTTGCACGAGGCGTCGCGCACGCCGGTGGAGCCGGCCAAGGTGCTGCCCGGATCGGACATGACGCCGTTCCTGACGCGCCAGAAGTACGAGTTCGCCGTGGTGCGCGACAACCTGCACTGGCGCTCGCCGGCGTTCCGCTTCGCGCTGCGGATCACGCTGGCCGTGGCCGTGGGGCTCTGGATCGGCGACCGCCTGCCGTATGCGTCGCACAGCTACTGGATCCTGCTGACCATCGTCGTGATCCTGAAGCCGAACTTCAGCATGACCAAGCAGCGCTACAACGACCGCCTGATCGGCACGCTGATCGGCTGCATCATCAGCGTGGGCATCCTGCGCTGGGTGCACGAGCCGCTGGCGCTGATCGCCATCCTGTACCTGGCGCTGGTGGCCAGCGCCGCGTTCGTGACCATCAAGTACCGCTACACGGCCATCGCCGCGTGCGTCCAGGTGCTGATCCAGATTAACCTGCTGATCCCGGGCAGCCAGACCGTGGTGGGCGAGCGGCTGGTGGACACGGTCATCGGCGGCATCATCGCGTCGATCTTCAGCTTCGTGCTGCCGAGCTGGGAGTACCGGTCGATCCCCAAGCTGGTGGAGAACGTGCTGCAGGCCAACCGCCGCTACATCGCCGCCACGCGCGACCTGCTGACGCGCAAGGCATCGGACGACTTTGCCTACCGCGTGCAGCGCAAGCAGTTCATGGACAACCTGTCGGCGCTGATCGGGTCGTTCCAGCGCATGCTCGACGAACCGCGCAGCCGGCACCGCGCCGTGGACAACCTGAGCCGCTTCATCGTCCAGAACTACCTGGTGGCCGCCCACGTGGCCGCCGCGCGCATCCAGGTGCGGCAGCACTACGGCGAGCTGGATGTGCCCGCAGCCGAGGCCGCCATCGACCAGGCCACCGACGCCGCGCTGCGCTCGCTGACGCTGGCCAGCGAACGCCTGGCCGGCGAGGAGCGCCACGGCCCGCGCGGGGCAGGCTTCATCCGCACCCCGGTGGAAGCCGCCGTGGCGGGCGTGGAACTGGCCCCCGAGCCGGCCACGGCGGAAAAGCCCGAGGCAACCGCGCCAGCCGAAGAGGACGCCAGCGAACGCCGCGCCCGCATCGCCGACTCGGCCGACCGCCGCAAGGCCGACGTCCTGGCCCAGGCCGCCGCCGCCGGCGAGATCGGCGCCAACGAACCGCTGCAGAAATCGCAGGACCAGCACGCCGCCACGTCGGCCAGCGCCTCGGGCCGCCCCGCCAACGCCCTGCTGGAAAGGCGCCTGCGCGCGCTACGCGAAGACGCAGCCAAGATCGCGCTGCGCACCGGGGCAATCGGACGGGCCGTGCGGATGCCGTTGAAGGGGTGA
- a CDS encoding ABC transporter ATP-binding protein: MTPQDTTPVIDLRGVGKMFRTADHTDRAVLEGVDLTLRAGEIVAMLGKSGSGKSTLLRIMAGLVGADRGEVRFRGRPLTGTAEGIAMVFQSFALFPWLTVQQNVELGLEAQGVGRAERARRAESAIDMIGLSGFNSALPRELSGGMRQRVGIARALVTEPDLLLMDEAFSALDVLTGETLRDEMLALWESGRANIRSILIVSHNIEEAVMMADRIVILSSDPGRVRAEVPVPFPRPRNRDDPQVRALVDEVYALMTSPAALGPRVPAMAAAQQIGYRLPDADIGQMEAVLDLLHESPFFGRADLPHLASEAGLTDDDLLPACEAMQLLGLAQIAGGDISATPLGRRYYETAPPERKVLFGHQLLTHIALSAQIRRELERSPDGEIGEEAILRELEAFLKPDEATRVLKIAIDWGRYGEVYGYSFHSGMLTLPEGMEAGDGLFR; this comes from the coding sequence ATGACACCGCAAGACACCACCCCGGTGATCGACCTGCGCGGCGTGGGCAAGATGTTCCGCACCGCCGACCATACCGACCGCGCCGTGCTGGAGGGCGTGGACCTGACGCTGCGCGCGGGCGAGATCGTGGCGATGCTGGGCAAGTCCGGCTCGGGCAAGTCCACGCTGCTGCGGATCATGGCCGGCCTGGTCGGCGCCGACCGTGGCGAGGTGCGCTTCCGGGGCCGGCCGCTGACCGGCACCGCCGAGGGCATCGCGATGGTGTTCCAGTCGTTCGCGCTGTTTCCGTGGCTGACGGTGCAGCAGAACGTGGAGCTGGGGCTGGAAGCGCAGGGCGTGGGCCGCGCCGAGCGCGCGCGCCGGGCAGAGTCGGCCATCGACATGATCGGCCTGTCGGGCTTCAACAGCGCGCTGCCACGCGAGCTGTCGGGCGGCATGCGCCAGCGCGTGGGCATTGCGCGGGCGCTGGTGACCGAGCCGGACCTGCTGCTGATGGACGAGGCGTTCTCCGCGCTGGACGTGCTGACCGGCGAGACGCTGCGCGACGAGATGCTGGCCCTGTGGGAGTCGGGCCGCGCCAACATCCGCAGCATCCTGATCGTGTCGCACAACATCGAGGAAGCCGTGATGATGGCCGACCGGATCGTGATCCTGTCCAGCGACCCGGGCCGCGTGCGCGCCGAGGTGCCCGTGCCGTTCCCGCGCCCGCGCAACCGCGACGACCCGCAGGTGCGGGCGCTGGTGGACGAGGTCTACGCGCTGATGACATCGCCGGCCGCACTGGGCCCGCGCGTGCCCGCCATGGCCGCCGCGCAGCAGATTGGCTACCGGCTGCCCGACGCCGACATCGGCCAGATGGAAGCCGTGCTGGACCTGCTGCACGAATCCCCGTTCTTCGGCCGCGCCGACCTGCCCCACCTGGCCAGCGAGGCGGGCCTGACCGACGACGACCTGCTGCCCGCCTGCGAGGCCATGCAGCTGCTGGGCCTGGCCCAGATCGCCGGCGGCGACATCTCCGCCACGCCGCTGGGCCGCCGCTACTACGAGACCGCGCCGCCCGAACGCAAGGTCCTGTTCGGCCACCAGCTCCTGACCCACATCGCCCTGTCCGCCCAGATCCGCCGCGAACTGGAGCGCAGCCCCGACGGCGAAATCGGCGAGGAAGCGATCCTGCGCGAACTGGAAGCCTTCCTGAAACCGGACGAAGCCACCCGCGTGCTCAAGATCGCCATCGACTGGGGACGCTATGGCGAGGTGTACGGGTACTCGTTTCACAGCGGCATGCTGACGCTGCCGGAGGGGATGGAGGCGGGTGACGGTTTGTTCCGCTAA
- a CDS encoding ABC transporter permease — MPPTPDTRQAPGYAAPLLTAPPNRFDLALLPIILAVIVTVAYAARQMDVPYQPGQALAIHLDPAWLPYYLMRTSIRMLAALAASLVFSFAFAALASRSRTAEKVMVPALDILQSIPVLGFLSITVTGFIALFPGNLAGVECAAIFAIFTSQAWNMAFSLYQSFRTIPGDLLEAAAMFRLSPWQRFWRLEVPYAMPGLLWNMMMSMSGGWFFVVASEAISVSGQDIRLPGIGSYIALAIQQQDLAAIGWAILAMLAGIVLYDQLLFRPLVAWAERFRFDTLAQDAVPQSWLLALLRRSAWVHALLGHAAALAGRTLAWSARHRGTVALPAAPARWAPWPDRLRDALIVAVALAALYRVFHFVHGEVGWAEAAHVLWLGTLTMARVMVLIALAALVWVPIGIRIGLNPAAARVAQPIAQFLAAFPANLMFPLAVMAIARFGLNSEIWLSPLMILGTQWYILFNVVAGASGIPMELRLAARNMGLRGWLLWRRFLVPAVFPSLLTGLVTAAGGSWNASIVSEYVTWGDRTLVATGLGSYIAEMTARGDFPRIALGIAVMALFVVGCNRLLWNRLYDLAQSRTRL; from the coding sequence ATGCCACCAACGCCAGACACCCGGCAAGCACCGGGCTACGCCGCGCCGCTGCTGACCGCGCCGCCGAACCGGTTCGACCTGGCGCTGCTGCCGATCATCCTGGCCGTCATCGTCACCGTGGCCTACGCCGCGCGGCAGATGGACGTGCCGTACCAGCCCGGCCAGGCGCTGGCCATCCACCTGGACCCGGCCTGGCTGCCCTACTACCTGATGCGCACCAGCATCCGCATGCTGGCCGCGCTGGCCGCGTCACTGGTGTTCTCGTTCGCGTTCGCGGCGCTGGCGTCGCGCAGCCGCACGGCCGAGAAGGTCATGGTGCCGGCGCTGGACATCCTCCAGTCGATCCCCGTCCTGGGCTTCCTGTCGATCACGGTCACCGGCTTCATCGCGCTGTTCCCGGGCAACCTGGCCGGCGTGGAATGCGCGGCCATTTTCGCCATCTTCACGTCGCAGGCGTGGAACATGGCGTTTAGCCTCTACCAGTCGTTCCGCACCATCCCGGGCGACCTGCTGGAAGCGGCCGCCATGTTCCGGCTGTCGCCATGGCAGCGCTTCTGGCGGCTGGAAGTACCGTACGCCATGCCGGGGCTGCTCTGGAACATGATGATGTCGATGTCGGGCGGCTGGTTCTTCGTCGTGGCGTCCGAGGCCATCTCGGTCTCCGGGCAGGACATCCGGCTGCCCGGCATCGGCTCGTACATCGCGCTTGCCATCCAGCAGCAGGACCTGGCGGCCATCGGCTGGGCGATCCTGGCGATGCTGGCCGGCATCGTGCTCTACGACCAGTTGCTGTTCCGCCCGCTGGTGGCGTGGGCGGAACGCTTCCGCTTCGACACGCTCGCGCAGGACGCCGTGCCGCAGTCGTGGCTGCTGGCCCTGCTGCGCCGCTCGGCGTGGGTGCACGCGCTGCTGGGCCACGCCGCCGCGCTGGCCGGCCGCACGCTGGCCTGGAGCGCCCGCCATCGCGGCACCGTGGCGCTGCCGGCCGCGCCGGCGCGCTGGGCGCCGTGGCCAGACCGCCTGCGCGACGCGCTGATCGTGGCCGTGGCGCTGGCCGCCCTCTATCGCGTGTTCCACTTCGTGCATGGCGAGGTGGGCTGGGCCGAGGCGGCCCACGTGCTCTGGCTCGGCACGCTGACCATGGCGCGCGTGATGGTGCTGATCGCGCTGGCCGCGCTGGTCTGGGTGCCGATCGGCATCCGCATCGGCCTGAACCCGGCCGCCGCGCGCGTGGCGCAGCCCATCGCCCAGTTCCTGGCCGCGTTTCCGGCCAACCTGATGTTCCCGCTGGCCGTGATGGCGATTGCCCGGTTCGGGCTGAACTCGGAAATCTGGCTCAGCCCGCTGATGATCCTGGGCACGCAGTGGTACATCCTGTTCAACGTGGTGGCCGGCGCGTCGGGCATCCCCATGGAACTGCGGCTGGCGGCGCGCAACATGGGGCTGCGCGGCTGGCTGCTGTGGCGGCGCTTTCTGGTGCCGGCCGTGTTCCCGAGCCTGCTGACCGGGCTGGTCACGGCGGCGGGCGGGTCGTGGAATGCCAGCATCGTGTCCGAATACGTGACCTGGGGCGACCGCACGCTGGTGGCAACGGGCCTGGGCAGCTACATCGCCGAGATGACCGCGCGCGGCGACTTTCCGCGCATCGCGCTGGGCATCGCCGTGATGGCGCTGTTCGTGGTGGGCTGCAACCGGCTGCTCTGGAACCGGCTCTATGACCTGGCGCAGTCGCGCACGCGGCTTTGA
- a CDS encoding acylphosphatase, producing the protein MTASTETWRLVAHGRVQGVGYRGACADKAMALGLTGWVRNRMDGTVEVIATGSREHLETLRQWMEQGPPAAQVARVDMAPAPPETFDSFAWRPTA; encoded by the coding sequence ATGACAGCTTCGACCGAAACCTGGCGCCTCGTGGCCCATGGCCGCGTGCAGGGCGTGGGCTACCGGGGCGCGTGTGCCGACAAGGCCATGGCGCTGGGCCTGACGGGGTGGGTCCGCAACCGGATGGATGGCACGGTGGAGGTCATCGCCACCGGCTCGCGCGAGCACCTTGAGACGCTGCGGCAGTGGATGGAGCAAGGGCCGCCGGCCGCGCAGGTGGCGCGGGTCGACATGGCGCCGGCGCCGCCCGAGACGTTCGACAGCTTCGCCTGGCGCCCGACGGCCTAG
- a CDS encoding uracil-DNA glycosylase: protein MQSDLFATDTAGTAAAAPAIDCLQTQVDALPAAWRTLLQPCLGNADWASLCDFVDGERAAGKPVFPHAVFHALHLTPPDAVQVVILGQDPYHGTGVVGGVEVPQAHGLAFSVPDGVRVPPSLRNIFKEIGAEYGVAPVRASGNLEGWARQGVLLLNTVLTVEQGSAASHARRGWEAVTDCLIHALAMSRPNLVFMLWGSHAQAKRALLEGQTHCVLEAPHPSPLSAHRGFLGCGHFRAANDWLERHGRPGIDWQRT from the coding sequence ATGCAATCCGACCTGTTCGCCACCGACACCGCCGGCACCGCTGCCGCCGCGCCCGCCATCGACTGCCTGCAAACCCAGGTCGACGCCCTGCCCGCCGCCTGGCGCACCCTGCTCCAGCCGTGCCTGGGCAACGCCGACTGGGCGTCGCTGTGCGACTTTGTCGATGGCGAGCGCGCCGCCGGCAAGCCGGTGTTTCCGCACGCGGTGTTCCACGCGCTGCACCTGACGCCGCCCGACGCGGTGCAGGTTGTCATCCTGGGTCAGGACCCGTACCACGGCACGGGCGTGGTCGGCGGCGTGGAGGTGCCGCAGGCGCACGGACTGGCGTTCTCGGTGCCGGACGGCGTCAGGGTGCCGCCAAGCCTGCGCAACATCTTCAAGGAAATCGGCGCCGAATACGGCGTGGCGCCGGTGCGCGCGTCGGGCAACCTGGAAGGCTGGGCGCGCCAGGGCGTGCTGCTGCTGAACACGGTGCTGACCGTCGAACAGGGCAGCGCCGCCAGCCACGCCCGGCGCGGCTGGGAGGCCGTGACCGACTGTCTGATCCACGCGCTGGCCATGTCGCGCCCGAACCTCGTCTTCATGCTTTGGGGCAGCCACGCCCAGGCCAAGCGCGCGCTGCTGGAGGGCCAGACCCACTGTGTGCTCGAAGCGCCGCATCCGTCGCCGCTGTCGGCGCATCGCGGCTTTCTTGGCTGCGGGCACTTCCGGGCGGCCAACGACTGGCTGGAACGCCACGGCCGGCCCGGCATCGACTGGCAACGGACCTAG
- a CDS encoding CYTH domain-containing protein produces the protein MAKEIELKLAVPDAALAAVAAWLDAHGAPRGETTLLNIYLDTPARDLAAARSALRLRQRGNQWLQTLKTAGRSAGGLAARHEWEVEVAGEAIELDRFDADARAVLAPLADRLAPVFRTDFVRRTWIVEQDGERIEAALDTGTIRAPGTARTERIQELELEWLPGSHADEAVAEAALRAFAARIGHVAPLQPSDLSKAARGYRLTRFD, from the coding sequence ATGGCCAAGGAAATCGAACTGAAGCTGGCCGTGCCGGACGCCGCGCTGGCGGCCGTGGCCGCCTGGCTCGACGCCCATGGCGCGCCGCGCGGCGAGACCACGCTGCTGAACATCTACCTGGACACCCCGGCGCGCGACCTGGCCGCGGCCCGCTCGGCGCTGCGGCTGCGCCAGCGCGGCAACCAGTGGCTGCAGACGCTGAAGACGGCCGGCCGCAGCGCCGGCGGGCTGGCGGCGCGCCACGAGTGGGAGGTGGAAGTGGCGGGCGAAGCCATCGAGCTTGACCGCTTCGACGCCGATGCCCGCGCGGTGCTGGCGCCGCTGGCCGACCGCCTTGCGCCAGTGTTCCGGACCGATTTCGTGCGCCGCACGTGGATCGTCGAGCAGGACGGCGAGCGCATCGAGGCCGCGCTCGACACCGGCACGATCCGCGCGCCGGGCACGGCCCGCACCGAGCGCATCCAGGAACTCGAACTCGAATGGCTGCCCGGCAGCCACGCCGACGAAGCAGTGGCCGAAGCGGCCCTGCGCGCGTTTGCGGCACGCATCGGCCATGTGGCGCCGCTGCAACCCTCCGACCTCAGCAAGGCCGCGCGCGGCTACCGACTGACCCGCTTCGACTGA
- the trpC gene encoding indole-3-glycerol phosphate synthase TrpC produces the protein MSDILEKILAVKADEVNAARKQRDLPSLRAEAESLRTEPGLAPRGFAQALRAKIAAGHAGVIAEVKKASPSKGVLREHFVPEAIAESYASHGAACLSVLTDVHFFQGHADYLKRARAACDLPALRKDFMMDLYQVYEARTWGADCILLIVAALDHGLMAELEACALELGMDVLVEVHGADELDAALKLKTPLVGVNNRNLRTFEVSLDNTLDLLPRMPADRLVVTESGILGPADVQRMRDANVHAFLVGEAFMRAPEPGVELARLFG, from the coding sequence ATGTCAGACATTCTTGAGAAGATTCTGGCCGTCAAGGCCGACGAAGTGAACGCGGCGCGCAAGCAGCGCGACCTGCCCAGCCTGCGTGCCGAGGCCGAAAGCCTGCGCACCGAGCCCGGCCTGGCCCCGCGCGGCTTTGCCCAGGCGCTGCGCGCCAAGATCGCCGCCGGCCACGCCGGGGTGATCGCCGAGGTGAAGAAGGCGTCGCCGTCCAAGGGCGTGCTGCGCGAGCACTTCGTGCCGGAGGCCATCGCCGAGAGCTACGCGTCGCACGGCGCGGCCTGCCTGTCGGTGCTGACCGACGTCCATTTCTTCCAGGGCCATGCCGACTACCTGAAGCGCGCCCGCGCCGCCTGCGACCTGCCGGCGCTGCGCAAGGACTTCATGATGGACCTGTACCAGGTCTACGAGGCCCGCACCTGGGGCGCCGACTGCATCCTGCTGATCGTGGCCGCGCTGGACCACGGTCTGATGGCCGAGCTGGAAGCCTGCGCGCTGGAACTTGGCATGGACGTGCTCGTGGAAGTGCATGGCGCCGACGAACTGGACGCCGCGCTCAAGCTCAAGACGCCGCTGGTGGGCGTGAACAACCGCAACCTGCGCACCTTCGAGGTGTCGCTGGACAACACGCTGGACCTGCTGCCGCGCATGCCGGCCGACCGCCTGGTGGTGACCGAATCGGGCATCCTGGGCCCGGCCGACGTGCAGCGCATGCGCGACGCCAACGTCCACGCCTTCCTGGTGGGCGAGGCGTTCATGCGCGCGCCCGAGCCCGGCGTGGAACTGGCGCGCCTGTTCGGCTGA